The following proteins are encoded in a genomic region of Maribacter hydrothermalis:
- a CDS encoding S1/P1 nuclease, whose amino-acid sequence MKNILLLLLIVSNSIYANDMVWSKTGHRVVGEVAEQYLSKKAKRAIADLLDGNSLAAVANFGDEIKADRAYSKFSAWHYVNIPFGKTYTEIEPNKYGDLVQGINRCIEIIKSEDSSREDKVFYLKFLVHLIGDLHQPMHVGKEEDKGGNDIQLQWFGKGTNLHRVWDSNMIDDNGMSFTELALEYPKMSKQQIAFLQKGSLLDWVEESHLLAEKVYASVEPGEKLSYRYSYDWWSTVNDQLQKGGIRLAAVLNEMFK is encoded by the coding sequence ATGAAGAATATTTTACTCTTGTTATTAATAGTTTCCAATTCTATTTATGCAAATGATATGGTTTGGTCCAAAACAGGCCATAGAGTTGTTGGTGAGGTTGCAGAACAATACCTGAGTAAAAAAGCTAAACGCGCCATTGCGGATTTGTTAGATGGTAATAGTTTAGCAGCAGTAGCTAATTTTGGTGATGAAATAAAAGCCGATAGGGCATATAGTAAATTTAGTGCATGGCATTATGTAAATATACCTTTTGGAAAAACTTATACGGAGATCGAGCCAAATAAATATGGTGATTTAGTGCAAGGTATAAATAGATGTATTGAAATAATAAAAAGCGAAGATAGCAGTAGAGAAGACAAAGTATTTTACCTAAAGTTTTTAGTGCATCTTATTGGCGATTTGCACCAACCAATGCATGTAGGTAAAGAAGAAGACAAAGGGGGTAATGATATTCAGTTACAATGGTTTGGAAAGGGAACTAATTTACATCGAGTTTGGGATTCCAATATGATTGATGATAATGGTATGAGTTTTACCGAACTTGCTCTTGAATATCCAAAAATGTCAAAGCAACAAATAGCATTTTTACAAAAAGGCAGCTTGTTAGATTGGGTAGAAGAATCTCATCTTTTGGCAGAGAAAGTATACGCATCGGTAGAACCAGGTGAAAAATTAAGTTACCGTTATAGTTATGACTGGTGGAGTACCGTAAACGACCAATTGCAAAAGGGAGGTATACGCCTAGCTGCAGTTTTAAATGAGATGTTTAAATAA
- a CDS encoding transglycosylase domain-containing protein, with protein sequence MKKRSVQSKKQKNYILKSVGYSLIGVFVLFILFIGSINIGLWGEIPSKKELSNFQYQMASEVYTADSVLIGKYYLYDRQPVSFQDFPEHLKQALISIEDERFYEHQGIDFKSLLRVGFKTLLMGDNSSGGGSTISQQLAKNLYPRKERNKTNIVVDKVKEMIIAKRLEKIFTKDEILTNYLNTVSFGDNTFGIESAALKFYNLRTKDISTTQAATLVGMLKATYSYNPRLFPEKSLSRRNLVLKAMNGNNLISEEQLAHFSQEDLNLDYREFDYNAGIAPYFREEVRKEMLGWIAEQNKAGIDYNIYTSGLKIYTTLNYKMQKIAEDAMIKHMTKLQNDFEKSYGKNAPWLKDKKLIQKIATRTSVYKSFKKMGMTHDQIIDSLSKDTRKRKFIDWQGEKEVTATTLDSIQHYTKFLNTGSLTVNPNNGDILVWIGGINFKQYKYDHISQSKRQVGSTFKPIVYTAALEQGVTPCTYFSAEEVEYDNLKGWSPSNAGNKDEAYLNYSMEEGLSNSVNTIAVKVLEKAGIANVLTMAKDMGISEKLPDEASIALGTGEIKIVEMAEAYTSFSNNGKHIKPILIKSISNNKDSVLTKFKSELSGKAAFSKETGQIMIEMMKSTVNSGTASRLRSTYGLKNEIAGKTGTTQNNKDAWFVALTPNFVHLTWVGLDQHEIGFSNTSIGQGANAALPLFGLWLQELNQNKKFDKYTKTSFPKPSPSVLEALNCDPIKRDGFFKRLFKNPNKKKTKKFNG encoded by the coding sequence ATGAAAAAAAGGAGCGTCCAGTCAAAAAAACAAAAAAATTATATTTTAAAAAGTGTTGGTTACTCCTTAATAGGTGTGTTTGTGCTTTTTATACTTTTTATAGGTTCCATTAATATAGGGCTTTGGGGAGAAATTCCATCTAAAAAAGAATTATCTAATTTTCAATATCAAATGGCGTCTGAGGTATATACCGCCGATAGCGTTCTAATAGGCAAATACTACTTGTATGACAGGCAACCTGTTTCTTTCCAAGACTTTCCTGAGCATTTAAAACAGGCCTTAATTTCTATTGAGGATGAACGTTTCTACGAGCACCAGGGTATTGATTTCAAAAGCCTTCTTCGTGTTGGGTTTAAAACACTATTAATGGGAGATAATTCTTCGGGTGGCGGAAGCACAATAAGTCAGCAATTAGCAAAAAATCTTTATCCTAGAAAAGAACGAAATAAAACCAACATAGTAGTAGACAAAGTTAAGGAAATGATAATTGCTAAAAGACTAGAGAAAATTTTCACAAAAGACGAAATACTAACGAATTACCTCAACACCGTGTCTTTTGGTGATAATACTTTTGGTATAGAAAGTGCCGCCTTAAAGTTTTACAACTTACGTACTAAGGATATTTCAACAACGCAGGCCGCTACCCTAGTTGGCATGCTAAAAGCTACTTATAGTTATAACCCTAGATTGTTTCCCGAGAAAAGTCTTAGCAGACGAAATTTAGTTTTAAAAGCAATGAATGGCAATAATTTAATTTCTGAAGAGCAGTTAGCTCACTTTTCGCAAGAAGATCTTAATCTTGATTATCGTGAATTTGATTATAACGCCGGTATTGCTCCATATTTTAGAGAAGAGGTGAGAAAAGAAATGTTAGGTTGGATTGCTGAGCAAAACAAAGCGGGAATCGATTATAACATTTATACGTCTGGACTAAAAATCTATACTACATTAAATTATAAAATGCAAAAGATTGCTGAAGATGCCATGATTAAACACATGACAAAACTTCAAAACGATTTTGAAAAAAGTTACGGAAAAAATGCTCCATGGCTTAAAGACAAGAAACTAATACAAAAAATAGCCACTAGAACTTCTGTGTATAAATCGTTTAAAAAAATGGGGATGACCCATGATCAAATTATTGACAGTTTATCAAAGGATACTCGTAAAAGAAAATTCATTGATTGGCAAGGGGAAAAAGAAGTAACAGCAACGACTTTAGATAGTATTCAGCATTACACCAAGTTCTTAAACACAGGCTCTTTAACGGTTAACCCCAATAATGGCGATATCCTAGTTTGGATTGGTGGTATTAATTTTAAGCAATACAAATACGACCATATTTCTCAAAGTAAACGACAAGTGGGCTCAACATTTAAACCTATTGTTTATACGGCGGCTTTAGAACAAGGGGTTACGCCATGTACCTATTTTTCTGCAGAAGAAGTAGAATATGACAATTTAAAAGGATGGTCTCCTAGTAATGCCGGCAACAAGGATGAGGCTTATCTAAATTACTCAATGGAAGAAGGTTTAAGTAATTCTGTAAATACAATTGCGGTTAAAGTTTTAGAAAAAGCAGGTATTGCCAATGTTTTAACCATGGCAAAAGATATGGGAATATCAGAAAAATTACCCGATGAGGCATCTATTGCCTTAGGAACAGGTGAAATAAAAATAGTAGAAATGGCCGAGGCGTATACTAGTTTTAGTAATAATGGTAAACATATAAAACCAATTTTAATAAAATCTATTAGTAATAACAAAGATTCGGTTTTAACCAAATTCAAGTCAGAATTAAGTGGTAAAGCTGCATTTTCAAAGGAAACTGGGCAAATTATGATAGAAATGATGAAATCTACCGTTAATTCTGGTACAGCTTCTAGATTACGAAGTACATACGGACTAAAAAATGAAATTGCCGGTAAAACAGGTACTACTCAAAATAATAAAGATGCTTGGTTTGTTGCACTTACTCCAAATTTTGTTCACCTAACTTGGGTTGGCTTAGATCAACACGAAATAGGATTCAGTAATACCAGTATTGGCCAAGGAGCTAATGCTGCACTACCCCTATTTGGATTATGGTTGCAAGAACTTAATCAAAATAAGAAGTTTGATAAATATACTAAAACAAGTTTTCCAAAACCCTCACCATCCGTTTTAGAAGCTTTAAACTGCGACCCCATAAAACGCGATGGATTTTTTAAACGATTATTTAAAAACCCTAACAAAAAGAAGACTAAAAAATTTAATGGGTAA
- a CDS encoding SPFH domain-containing protein, with the protein MKEEKTHSAQNGYLMLFVVLALFIGGIALLRIYIGAFMIFAALVMCAGFVLVNPNSSRVLLLFGKYVGTIKENGLFWVNPLYTKKRISLRASNFDSERLKVNDKLGNPIMISTILVWRVTNTYKAAFDVDDYQNFVRVQTDAAVRKLASMYPYDNFADEGLDEDITLRSSVNEVSEALEQEVQERLSMAGIEVLEARIGYLAYAQEIANAMLKRQQATAIVAARHKIVEGAVSMVEMALEELSKKDLVALDDERKSAMVSNLMVVLCSDKDVSPIVNAGTLNH; encoded by the coding sequence ATGAAAGAAGAAAAAACCCATAGTGCACAAAATGGCTATCTTATGCTTTTTGTTGTTTTAGCCTTATTCATTGGTGGAATTGCACTTCTTAGAATTTACATTGGTGCCTTTATGATTTTTGCGGCATTAGTAATGTGTGCAGGTTTTGTTTTGGTGAACCCAAATAGTTCACGTGTGTTACTCTTATTTGGTAAATATGTAGGCACCATTAAAGAGAACGGCCTTTTTTGGGTAAATCCTTTGTATACTAAAAAAAGAATCTCATTAAGAGCTAGTAATTTTGATAGCGAGCGTTTAAAAGTTAATGATAAACTGGGCAATCCAATAATGATAAGCACCATTTTGGTTTGGCGCGTAACAAATACCTATAAAGCTGCATTTGATGTTGATGACTATCAAAATTTTGTTCGAGTGCAGACAGATGCTGCCGTACGTAAATTGGCTAGTATGTATCCCTATGATAATTTTGCCGATGAAGGTTTAGACGAAGATATTACATTAAGGTCCAGTGTAAATGAAGTAAGTGAAGCTTTAGAACAAGAAGTACAAGAACGCTTATCAATGGCGGGTATAGAAGTTTTAGAAGCTCGCATTGGTTATTTGGCCTATGCACAAGAAATTGCTAATGCCATGCTAAAAAGACAACAAGCCACAGCCATTGTTGCGGCAAGACATAAAATTGTTGAAGGCGCTGTTAGTATGGTAGAAATGGCTTTGGAAGAATTGAGTAAAAAAGATTTGGTAGCTTTAGACGATGAGCGTAAATCTGCCATGGTGAGCAACCTAATGGTCGTTCTCTGTTCAGATAAAGATGTTTCACCCATTGTAAATGCAGGTACTTTGAACCATTAA
- a CDS encoding Arc family DNA-binding protein codes for MSKKKPFALRVNEEMLQAIEKWAADEFRSTNGQIEWMLMKSLKEAKREPKTNKPK; via the coding sequence ATGAGTAAAAAAAAACCTTTTGCATTGCGGGTAAATGAAGAAATGCTGCAGGCTATTGAAAAATGGGCTGCAGATGAATTTCGTAGCACCAATGGGCAAATTGAATGGATGTTGATGAAAAGCTTAAAAGAAGCCAAAAGAGAACCAAAAACAAATAAACCTAAATAA
- a CDS encoding DUF5916 domain-containing protein: MFKFLSTLVLIFLGSFLTAQDTNKSFTVNHINSEIVPDGILDEPAWKTADSANDFWEYFPLDSIQAKKQTDIKMLYDNDNLYIGITVHTAGKNYSIESLKRDFRAGNSDNITLLFDTFNDGNNSFLFGINPYGVRREGLVSGGGLNLDGFTISWDVKWKGDSKIYDDYYTAEMVIPLTAFKFKEGETKWRFNSYRFDTQSNENSTWMNIPQNQNIFGLTFMGDMVFEKPLGKYRTPLAFIPYINMISQKDFELNEPNTTIKVGGDAKVAIGNSMNLDITVNPDFSQVEVDDQVTNLTRFEVSLPEKRQFFIDNSDLFGSFGGGRDANPFFSRRIGIAKDTADNTLENKIIGGVRLSGKLTKSLRLGFLNLQTGEDLDKQIASNNNTMLALQQSVFGRSNISMFFINRQTFEDYEFQDPEDRYNRVAGVDYNLISDNNIWNGKFYLHKSFAHNSGNKNLSSGAFLQYNSRNWNFFEDIVYVGEDFRSDLGFIRRTDIFKTATMFERIFWPEDSALQSHSFNFFPILTFSPDNDFLNTDYELMGSWESKFTDQSEINVEYNNTYTYLFEEFDPTDKDDAIPLPGEIGYHYNSISLEYKSDSRKRFAYSIQPTIGTFFNGDRYSIQGEIFLRFQPKVFLSLAMNYDNISLPAPYSSADIWLISPKIDVTFSKSVFWSTLVQYSNQRDNLGFNSRLQWRFAPLSDLFVVYNDNYFVNSFEPKYRSINLKFSYWLNI, encoded by the coding sequence ATGTTTAAATTCTTAAGTACTCTTGTACTTATATTTTTAGGTTCCTTTTTAACCGCACAAGACACCAACAAATCTTTTACTGTAAATCATATTAATTCCGAAATAGTACCCGACGGTATTCTTGATGAACCCGCTTGGAAAACGGCCGATAGCGCTAATGACTTTTGGGAATACTTTCCTTTAGACTCGATACAAGCCAAAAAACAAACCGATATTAAAATGCTGTATGACAATGACAATCTTTATATTGGCATAACAGTGCATACTGCTGGTAAAAATTATTCTATAGAATCTTTAAAAAGAGATTTTAGAGCCGGCAACAGTGATAATATTACACTTTTATTTGACACCTTTAATGATGGTAACAACTCATTCCTTTTTGGCATAAACCCTTATGGTGTTAGACGTGAAGGTTTAGTTTCCGGTGGTGGACTAAACCTAGATGGTTTTACAATTTCTTGGGATGTAAAATGGAAAGGAGATTCAAAAATTTATGACGATTATTATACCGCAGAAATGGTGATTCCTTTAACAGCATTCAAGTTTAAAGAAGGTGAAACAAAATGGAGGTTCAACAGCTATAGATTTGATACCCAGTCTAACGAGAATAGTACTTGGATGAATATTCCTCAAAATCAAAATATATTCGGTCTTACCTTTATGGGAGATATGGTTTTTGAAAAACCATTAGGAAAATACAGGACTCCCCTTGCTTTTATTCCTTATATAAATATGATTTCTCAAAAAGACTTTGAACTAAATGAACCAAACACTACCATTAAGGTTGGTGGCGATGCAAAAGTTGCTATCGGCAATAGTATGAATTTGGATATCACCGTAAATCCAGATTTTTCACAAGTGGAAGTTGATGATCAAGTAACCAACTTAACGCGTTTTGAAGTTTCTCTCCCCGAAAAAAGGCAATTCTTTATAGACAATAGCGACCTTTTTGGAAGTTTTGGTGGCGGTAGAGATGCAAATCCGTTTTTCTCTAGAAGAATTGGTATCGCAAAAGATACCGCCGACAATACTCTAGAAAATAAAATTATTGGTGGTGTTCGGTTAAGCGGTAAATTAACCAAAAGCTTAAGACTAGGATTTTTAAACCTGCAAACAGGTGAAGATTTAGATAAGCAAATTGCATCCAACAATAATACCATGTTAGCCTTGCAACAATCTGTGTTCGGTCGTTCAAACATTAGTATGTTCTTCATTAATCGGCAAACCTTTGAAGATTATGAGTTTCAAGACCCAGAAGATCGTTATAATAGAGTTGCAGGAGTTGATTATAATCTTATTTCAGATAATAATATATGGAATGGAAAATTTTACCTCCATAAATCTTTTGCTCATAATTCTGGAAATAAAAATCTTTCATCCGGAGCCTTTTTACAATACAATTCTAGAAACTGGAACTTCTTTGAAGATATAGTTTATGTAGGGGAAGACTTTAGGTCTGATCTTGGTTTTATTCGTAGAACCGATATTTTTAAAACGGCAACTATGTTCGAGCGTATATTTTGGCCAGAGGATAGTGCCTTGCAATCCCATAGTTTTAATTTTTTTCCTATACTTACCTTCAGTCCAGATAATGATTTCTTAAATACCGACTATGAATTAATGGGTTCTTGGGAATCAAAATTCACAGATCAATCAGAAATCAACGTTGAATACAACAATACCTACACCTATCTCTTTGAGGAATTTGACCCGACCGATAAAGATGATGCTATTCCCTTACCTGGCGAAATAGGATACCATTACAATAGTATTTCACTAGAATATAAATCAGATAGTAGAAAAAGATTTGCTTATTCCATTCAACCAACTATTGGCACTTTTTTTAATGGGGACCGGTATTCTATTCAAGGTGAAATATTTTTAAGGTTTCAACCCAAGGTTTTTTTATCCTTAGCCATGAACTATGACAATATTTCATTGCCCGCGCCATATTCTAGTGCAGATATTTGGCTTATTAGCCCTAAAATAGACGTTACATTTAGTAAATCAGTTTTTTGGTCAACTTTGGTTCAATATAGCAATCAACGAGATAATCTTGGGTTTAACTCAAGATTACAATGGCGATTTGCTCCCTTATCTGATTTATTTGTAGTTTATAATGATAATTATTTTGTAAACTCTTTCGAACCAAAATATAGGTCTATAAATCTTAAATTTTCTTATTGGTTAAATATTTAA
- a CDS encoding Cof-type HAD-IIB family hydrolase, with product MMYRILCSDLDGTLLSTKSDVSDYAIKQIGRIKNKTRIILVSARMPSGMYYIQESLGITNQPIICYNGALVLSENKVLNSVCIPIHIVKNLLSLCNGLQADLGLYHSNEWYVPQTSVRVEKEIKYTKSTPTIEKTTVTIAKWEEQEVGAHKIMLMCSKESADILMPMLEKKFKEQLNLYRSNDTLIEIAPIAVSKLSAIKLLMDKNETLEDIIAFGDNYNDIEMLENVGCGVAVENARTEVKKISKHITSKNTEDGVARFIEEHLVI from the coding sequence ATGATGTACAGAATATTATGTTCTGATTTAGACGGAACTTTACTTTCTACTAAAAGCGATGTATCGGATTATGCTATAAAACAAATTGGTAGAATTAAGAATAAAACAAGAATAATTCTAGTCTCTGCAAGAATGCCAAGTGGCATGTACTACATTCAAGAAAGTTTGGGTATTACCAATCAACCGATCATTTGCTATAATGGTGCTCTTGTGCTATCAGAAAATAAAGTCTTAAACTCCGTATGTATTCCTATTCATATTGTAAAGAATTTACTTAGTCTTTGCAATGGTTTACAAGCTGATCTAGGGCTTTATCATAGTAACGAATGGTATGTTCCACAAACTTCTGTAAGAGTAGAAAAGGAAATAAAATATACAAAATCTACTCCCACTATTGAAAAAACAACTGTAACAATAGCCAAATGGGAAGAGCAAGAAGTGGGTGCACACAAAATAATGCTCATGTGTTCTAAAGAAAGTGCGGATATATTAATGCCAATGCTTGAAAAAAAATTTAAAGAACAATTAAATCTTTACAGATCTAATGACACGTTAATAGAGATTGCACCAATAGCTGTTTCTAAACTTTCTGCAATTAAATTGTTAATGGATAAAAATGAAACATTAGAAGATATTATTGCTTTTGGAGATAACTACAATGACATAGAAATGCTTGAAAATGTTGGTTGCGGTGTAGCTGTAGAAAATGCCAGAACAGAGGTAAAAAAAATTTCTAAACATATAACTTCAAAAAACACAGAGGACGGTGTTGCTCGTTTTATTGAAGAACACTTGGTTATTTAA
- a CDS encoding DUF819 family protein, producing MHYLLSQPLISNDTVVFGLLALCLGFIFYTSSRNTGFWSKFYSVVPAVLMCYLLPAILTSTGIISDEISSLYFMASRYLLPAALVLMTLSIDIKAISNLGSKALIMFLTGSAGIIIGGPIAILIVSIFSPDTVGGNDFDAIWRGLSTIAGSWIGGGANQAAMLEIFQYNPEKYGGMVLIDIVVANVWMAIVLLGVGKTKQIDKWLKADTSAIEKLRIKVTEFTEKITRVPTLNDYMILLALAFTAVGIAHFLGDEISNYLTSNFDAVSDQKSFLSFLGSSFFWMVVLATSLGIALSFTKAKNYEGAGASKIGGMFIYILVATIGMKMDLGKVLENPGLIAVGFIWIAIHAGLLIFVAKLIKAPYFFLAVGSQANVGGAASAPVVAAEFHPSLTSVGVLLAVLGYVVGTGGALLCAYLMEVASNL from the coding sequence ATGCATTATCTACTTTCTCAACCTTTAATAAGTAACGACACCGTAGTCTTTGGCCTTTTAGCGCTCTGCTTAGGATTTATATTTTATACTTCTAGTCGTAATACAGGTTTTTGGAGCAAATTCTATTCCGTAGTACCAGCTGTACTTATGTGCTATTTACTACCTGCTATTCTAACAAGTACGGGTATTATCTCAGATGAAATATCTAGTTTATATTTTATGGCAAGTAGATACTTACTACCAGCTGCTTTGGTATTAATGACACTAAGTATTGACATTAAAGCTATCTCTAATTTAGGTTCCAAAGCGCTAATTATGTTTTTAACAGGTAGTGCCGGTATTATTATCGGAGGACCTATTGCCATATTAATAGTATCTATATTTTCTCCTGATACAGTCGGCGGTAATGATTTTGATGCTATATGGAGAGGACTTTCTACTATTGCCGGAAGTTGGATCGGGGGTGGTGCCAACCAGGCCGCTATGTTAGAAATATTTCAATATAACCCAGAAAAATATGGAGGAATGGTATTGATAGATATTGTCGTGGCAAATGTTTGGATGGCAATTGTTTTACTAGGTGTTGGCAAAACTAAACAAATTGACAAATGGTTAAAGGCAGATACTTCGGCAATTGAAAAATTAAGAATAAAAGTAACTGAGTTTACCGAAAAAATTACCCGTGTACCCACCTTAAATGATTACATGATACTTTTGGCATTAGCATTTACTGCAGTTGGAATTGCGCATTTCCTAGGTGATGAAATTAGCAACTATTTAACCAGTAATTTTGATGCTGTAAGTGATCAAAAAAGTTTTCTTTCTTTTCTAGGGTCTAGCTTTTTTTGGATGGTAGTACTAGCTACTAGTTTAGGTATAGCGCTTTCATTTACAAAAGCCAAGAATTATGAAGGAGCAGGCGCCAGCAAAATAGGCGGAATGTTCATTTATATTTTAGTAGCCACTATTGGTATGAAAATGGATTTGGGTAAAGTTCTAGAGAATCCTGGTTTAATTGCAGTTGGCTTTATTTGGATTGCCATACATGCGGGTCTACTAATTTTTGTTGCAAAATTGATTAAAGCACCCTACTTCTTTTTAGCGGTAGGTAGTCAGGCAAATGTGGGCGGAGCAGCTTCAGCGCCAGTTGTAGCCGCAGAGTTTCACCCATCATTAACTTCAGTTGGTGTATTATTAGCAGTTTTAGGTTACGTGGTTGGTACCGGTGGAGCATTACTATGCGCCTATTTAATGGAAGTAGCTTCGAATTTATAG
- a CDS encoding DUF4369 domain-containing protein yields MKKIIFVLVAMLVLSSCGDNPEETLIVNGKIKGLKKGTLYLQHVPDTLLITVDSLAINGDGNFSFKTKLDSPEIFYLYLDKKDNNDINDRITFFAEPGTITINTDWNTFDTTAKISGSKSQEKLEEYRQTMSGINKRNIEIMMKAAQPENELSQVSIDSLENISNRNLQRGYAFAINFALNNKNSFIAPYIALKEIPDANIKYLDSIYGVLPKEVMESKYGKELAVLLKK; encoded by the coding sequence ATGAAAAAAATAATATTTGTTTTAGTTGCAATGCTGGTTTTAAGCTCATGTGGCGATAACCCAGAAGAAACTTTAATTGTAAACGGAAAAATTAAAGGTCTAAAAAAAGGAACGCTTTATTTACAACATGTTCCCGATACTCTTTTAATTACCGTTGATTCTTTAGCAATAAATGGAGATGGTAATTTTTCTTTCAAAACAAAATTAGATAGTCCTGAAATATTTTATTTATACTTAGATAAGAAAGACAATAACGATATTAATGACCGGATTACTTTTTTTGCTGAACCTGGTACAATAACAATAAATACGGACTGGAATACTTTCGATACCACTGCAAAAATTTCAGGTTCAAAAAGTCAAGAAAAATTGGAAGAATATAGACAAACGATGTCCGGTATTAATAAAAGAAATATTGAAATAATGATGAAAGCCGCTCAACCAGAAAATGAGCTTAGCCAAGTAAGTATTGATTCATTAGAAAATATAAGTAATAGAAATTTACAAAGAGGCTATGCCTTTGCTATTAATTTTGCACTAAATAATAAGAATTCTTTTATAGCACCTTATATTGCTTTAAAAGAAATACCTGATGCCAACATTAAATATTTAGATTCAATTTATGGTGTTTTACCTAAAGAGGTAATGGAATCTAAATATGGGAAAGAACTAGCTGTATTATTGAAAAAATAA
- a CDS encoding type I phosphomannose isomerase catalytic subunit: MHPLKFRPILKERLWGGTKLKEVLGKPIESDITGESWELSTVKGDVSVIENGSLAGKSLQELIDSNGEELLGKSVVERFGKEFPILIKFIDAKQDLSIQLHPNDELAKKRHNSFGKTEMWYIMDADPKAELIVGFNKDVTKEEYAESVANNSLLDLLNYEQVKEGDTFFINTGKIHAIGAGVMLAEIQQTSDITYRVFDFNRKDKEGNLRELHTELALDAVDYEKKDDFKISYTPGINEISTMVDCPYFKTNFIELTKDIEIDTTKRDSFTIFMCVGGEVLINTAEGEVTIKKGETALLPANTITIYLKSMGAKLLEVTI, translated from the coding sequence ATACATCCTTTAAAATTTAGACCAATTTTAAAAGAAAGACTTTGGGGAGGCACTAAGCTAAAAGAAGTACTAGGCAAACCTATTGAAAGTGATATTACCGGTGAGAGTTGGGAGCTCTCAACTGTTAAAGGAGATGTTTCAGTAATTGAAAATGGAAGTTTAGCAGGAAAATCACTTCAGGAGCTAATAGATTCTAATGGAGAGGAACTTTTAGGAAAAAGTGTTGTAGAACGCTTTGGAAAAGAATTTCCAATTTTAATAAAGTTTATAGATGCTAAGCAAGACCTTTCTATACAATTGCACCCTAATGACGAGTTGGCAAAAAAACGTCACAATTCTTTTGGTAAAACAGAAATGTGGTACATAATGGATGCTGACCCAAAAGCAGAACTTATTGTAGGTTTTAATAAAGATGTAACCAAGGAAGAATATGCTGAAAGTGTTGCTAATAACTCCTTACTGGATCTACTTAATTATGAGCAAGTTAAAGAAGGAGATACCTTTTTTATTAATACAGGAAAAATTCATGCAATAGGTGCTGGTGTAATGTTAGCAGAAATTCAGCAAACTTCTGATATCACCTATCGTGTATTTGATTTTAATAGAAAGGACAAGGAAGGTAACCTTCGTGAATTGCATACGGAGTTGGCACTTGATGCCGTGGATTATGAAAAGAAAGATGATTTTAAAATTTCATATACTCCAGGTATTAATGAAATTAGTACCATGGTTGACTGTCCTTATTTTAAAACAAATTTCATTGAATTAACCAAGGATATTGAAATTGATACTACAAAACGCGACTCATTTACCATATTTATGTGTGTTGGTGGCGAAGTTTTAATTAATACTGCAGAAGGGGAAGTAACCATAAAAAAAGGTGAAACAGCTTTATTACCAGCGAATACCATTACTATTTATTTAAAATCTATGGGAGCTAAACTTTTAGAGGTTACTATTTAA
- a CDS encoding 6-pyruvoyl trahydropterin synthase family protein — protein MKVKVSRKAHFNAAHRLYRKDWTDSKNAQIFGKCNNPNFHGHNYELIVSVTGEIDSETGFVMDMKVLKDLIKVEIEDYLDHKNLNIEVVEFMNMNPTAENIAIVIWKKLRPHILPSSDLEIVLYETPRNFVTFSG, from the coding sequence ATGAAAGTAAAGGTAAGTAGAAAAGCGCATTTTAATGCCGCCCATAGGTTATATAGAAAAGATTGGACGGATAGTAAAAATGCTCAAATTTTTGGAAAATGTAACAATCCAAATTTTCATGGTCATAACTATGAACTTATAGTAAGTGTTACTGGCGAGATTGATTCTGAGACCGGTTTTGTAATGGATATGAAAGTGTTAAAAGATTTGATCAAAGTTGAAATTGAAGATTATCTTGACCATAAAAACTTAAATATTGAGGTTGTTGAATTTATGAATATGAACCCTACTGCTGAAAATATAGCCATTGTTATATGGAAAAAATTACGACCACATATTTTACCTTCTAGCGATTTGGAAATAGTATTATATGAAACTCCTCGAAATTTTGTGACTTTTTCAGGTTAA